The sequence below is a genomic window from Phycisphaerales bacterium AB-hyl4.
CTCTATCGCCCCACGCCTGACTACGGCATCGACTTCAACCACAACATCACCACCAATAACAACGACAACGACAACAACACCAGCGATCGAGATCACAACCTCGACGCGGAAGACACAGACAACGCCGACACGTCCGAACCGACCAACGACAACGCAACACCAAGTCGATAGCCTTTTCACGTACAACAAGCATCTTCCATGCCAGATCTGCAAAACATCACGACAACCCCCGCCGCCCCACCGCGACCGGCCGACGCCCACAAAGGCACGTTCGGCACGGTCATGATCGTCGGCGGCAGCGCCACCATGATCGGCGCGCCCGCCATCACCGCCCGCGCCGCGTTCCGTACAGGCAGCGGCCTGGTCAAGCTCGCGGTTGATTCGGCCATCCTCCCGTTCGCGCTCACCATCGAGCCCGGCGCGACCGGCCTGCTGTTCACCGGCGAGCTTGATCATCGGCTCGCCGCGCTTGATGCCGCCGACCCCGACAAGCACGCCGTGCTCGCCGTCGGCCCCGGCATGGGTCAAGCCAGAGAGGCCGGCGAGTTGGTGGTCGCCCTGCTGCGTGGCAAGCGCCCGGTCGTGCTCGACGCCGACGGCCTCAACCAGCTTGCCTGGTCCGACTATCGCCACACACCCGGCGGCGCGCCGCTCGTGCTCACGCCCCACCCCGGCGAGTTTCGCCGACTCGCCACGCCGATGGGCATTCGCCTCGACCCGACTCGGCCCGACCAGCGCACCGACGCCGCCGCCGCCCTCGCCCAGATGCACCAGGCCGTCGTCGTCCTTAAGGGCCAACACACCGTTGTCTGCGACGGCGACCGCGTCTTCGTCAACGACACCGGCCATCCCGCGCTCGCCACGGCCGGCAGCGGCGACGTGCTCACCGGCGTGATCGCCAGTCTCATCGGGCAGGGCTTGGCCCCCTTCGACGCGGCGGTGCTCGGTGTACACGCGCACGGCTGTGCCGCCGAGCAATGGGCCGCCGCCCACGGCCGAGCCGGCCTGCGCGCAATCGACCTCTGCGACGAACTGCCCGCCGCGATCGAAAAACATCGCCTCTGATTCGTCTGTCAGTCGCCCATCACGACGCCGAGCGTCAGCAGCAGGTTCGCGTAGATGCGCTGCTCACCGGTCTGAATCGTCACCGCCACATCAGGCGACTCGCCGGCCTCGTAAAACGCGAAACGCTCGATCGGCTTGAGCTTGAGATCCGCATACCCCGCGGTGCGAAAGATGCCTCGATACTCATCCCAGATCGGCGGGTCTTCGCTTAACCCGTACGGCCCCGTGCGGGCGTAATCCATCGTCGCCGCCGCCTCAACAGGCACCGCAGGCAGCAACGCCTCAAGCACTTGCGTGCATGACACCAGGCCCGGTGAAAGGTTCAAGTGCACCAGCCGAGCGTTCGGCCCCAGCTTCGTCGCGGCCGGGTAGTTGCCGTCGGCAATCAACACCTGCGACCCATGCCCCGCCCGGCCGATCGCGTCCAGCAACTGCGGATGAATCAAACGTGACTTAAGCATGATGGTTTAATGATCAGGGAAAGGTTTCTGGTTCGTCTACCCTCAAAAGCCGAGGGCTGAGGAGCAAAGCGACGAAGCCCCGGATCTCTCTGAGAACCACTTCTCCAAGAACGATCTCTCCGAAAACCAAAATAAAAAAGCGGGCAGGGACGGCAGCTCTGTCGGGGGGTCCAAAATAGAGCTAACCGCAACCCCTGCCCGCAAAGCGGAACATACGGACGCTGTCGCGCCCGCTCCACAACTCAACACTCGAGAATCAGGCAATTGCCCCTTGATCTGACACTTCAATAATCAATCCGGATCAAACGATAACCAACAGTAGTTTACCGATAATTCATCAATGCTGCATGCAACATTTTTCCAACGCGTTCACGCAGCGCATCAGGCTTGCGAACTTTCACCTGATCCGCGTAGCCACACAGCCACCACGCGATCTCTCCGAGCCCGTCGACCGTGAACCGCATGACGCACCGACCGTCCGGCAGCAGCTCGTGCTCCTGCGTCGGATGCCAGCGCACTTCCGACACGTTCCGTCCCACCATCGCGCTGAATTCGAGCTCGACTTCGTGCTCTTCCCCTTCCGGAATAAGCTGCCACGCCTTGCCTAGTTTGTCGCGAGCCTGGAACCGCTTCGGCCGACGGAAACAGCGCGGCAACGGGTCGATCGATTCAAACCGCGCCAGCTTGAACACGCGCACTTCCTGATGCACGCTGCTGCGTCCGAGCACGTACCACGCGCGGTTCACAAAGTGCAGCACGTAAGGCTCCAACTCGCCGCGGATCGGCTCCGCCTCCACCGGACTGCCGTACACCACCTGGCACGCCCGCCGTTCGTCCACGCACTGCTGCAGCATCGGGTAGAACGCACTTTCGCGTTCGCCCATGCCCACCGCGCCGGGGTCGACGGACACGTGAGCCATCATCTCCCCGCACGCCGAGCGGATCGGCTCGGGCACGGTGCTCAGCAGTTTGTAGATCGCCGAGAGCGCCGGCATCACCATCGGCCGCTGCCGATCCGCCGACGCCGCCTTGCCCAGCATCATCAGCCCCACCGTCTCGGCGACCGTCAGATTCACCGGCGGCAGAAAAAACTCGCTACGCAGGCGATAGCCTTCGCCCGGCGTGTGGTAATACGGAATGCCCGCGGCCTGCAGCATCTTCAAGTCTCGAAACAGCGTGCGTCGGCTGACATTCAGCTCTTCCATCAACTCCGGTGCTTTGCGCGGACGACCGCTCTGCATCAGCGTGATCAATCGCAACAGACGATGGACTCGACTTACATTCATGATCGGTGCAAAGCGGCCACGACGTCCAGCGTCAAAGTGCCATCAGCCTGGCACGGGTACAAAAAAAGCGGCCCCGGATTCAATGACAAGACGCCAAGTCGCCAAGTCGCCAAGGACAGGAGATCTTCTTGCCACGAAGACACGAAGGACACGAAGCAATCACGAAGGAAGGCAGGGACGTGTTCTCTTTTTTTAAAGACCCATCTCTCTGAATCATTCTCCCCCACGCCTTTTTCTTCTTCCCCCTTCTTCGTGTCCCCTTCGTGTCCTTCGTGCCTTCGTGGCTTGTCTTTCTGCTTGGCGTCTTGGCGTCTTGGCGTCTTGGCGTCTTGGCGTCTTGGCGTTTTCATTCTCACGCTACGCAACCGCCTCGCCTCACTGCACGCCGGATTCGCGCAGCAGGTCCATGAACTGGCTGGTGAACACGAAGTTGTGCTCGGGGAAGGCCAGGCCCGCGCGGTTGTGATCGATATGGCTGAACATCAGCTCGATGCTCGCCAGCGGCGTGACCTCGCCCGTGCCCGGGTCGAGCAGCTCGGTGACGCCGGTGGTCGACGCGCCGGTCGCATCGAGGCGGTCAATGGTGGCGGTGTGGCGGAGGGTGAAGCCCGGCCGAGCGTCGGCGGTGAAGCTGGCGCGGCCGATCTTGGCGAGAATGACCTTCTCTTTGAAGTCGTTCGCGTGGCCGACGAGGATGCCGGCCGTCTGCGCCATGCCCTCGATGATCAACGTGTTCGGCAACACGGGCTGCGCCGGCCGATCGCCATGCGCGGGGAAGTGATCGTGCAGCACGTCCTCCGCTGCGGAGACGTTTTTGATCGCCACGCAGCGCTCGCCGCGATCGAGCGACAGAATGCGGTCAATCCAGATCCAGCGCATACATCAGCCTCATTCAGCGGGAGCGCGTCGCGAGCGACGCGGCTAAATGGCGACGCCATCGTCCGCGTTCACGAAAGCTTCGACTGGACGAACTTCACAATCGCGTCCACCGTGAAGACGTTGGAGAAGTCTTCCACCTTTCGGCTGCTCTCGAATTCGGAAAGGTCGACGTGCGGCAACCGCTTGCGCAGCTCGGCCATGCCCTCGTCGGTGACCTCGCCGTCCTGCACGTATTGCGGATCGTTGAGCACGTTTTCGGGGAACAGCTCGCTCTGCTCGATCTTGATGCCGAACGCCTTCTCCAGGCGGAAGACGATGTCGAGGAAGTCGATCGACTCCGCGCCGAGATCCTCCACCAGCTTCGCCTCGGGCGTCACCTCGTCGTCATCGACGCCGAGCGCGTCTTCGAGCACGTCCTGCACCTTGCTGAATACTTCATCCTGCGTCATGGGCATTTTCTTATCTCCGGCGGACCGTGGACAACCTGCCCACCGTGCGCTTGCGTTGGCAATACCTGCCTGTCCCGTTCATCCCTGACCCGGCTGCGTCCGCTCGGCCAGCGGCGCCAGCCGAAACCGGCCCTGCACCGCCACCTGCCCGGCGACCGTGCCCTTGCCCTGAAACTCGCAGCCGGCGTCGTCCCGACTACGCAATGTTACTTCCACTTCCAGCGTCTGGCCCGGCCGAACCATCTGGCCGTAGCGCACGTTGCGCACTTCCCGCACCACCCACGCCGACTCACAAGGCGAAGTCGCCTCCGCGTCGGCCAGCAGCCGCGCGGCCTGCACCAGCGTCTCAAGCATCATCACACCCGGCAGGACGGGGAACCCGGGAAAGTGGTCGCCCAGGTACTCCTCCGCCGTGGTGACGTTCTTGATCGCGGTCAGCCGGTCGGGCGCCCGCTCCAGTACTTGGTCGATCAGTTCAAAACGCAAAACCTTGGGCCTCGATGGATTCGGCGAGTGTAGTGAGCCAGCACACGCCATGCAAGCTACAGCCGGCACGCCCCCGTCCAAGCCGAGCCCTCGGAATTTCTAATTGCTGATCGCTAATCGCTGCCTGCCTCGGCGTGGGACCCCAAATGAGCAATCAGCAATTAGAAATCAGCAATCACCCCACCCGCGGACGCGCGGGTCGTTCGGCTGCTCATGGTGCAGCTTCGCCTGTTTCACGTAATGCGGTGCCAGCCACGCGAGGTATTCCTGCTCCTTCGGCCGAGTCGGGCGCACCACACGCCCCGGCACGCCCATCACCACCATGCCGTCCGGCACGATCAGGCCCGGCGGCACGACGCAGCCGGCAGCAATTAGACACCCCTTGCCGATCTCCGTCTGCCCCAGCACGGTCGCGTGCATGCCGATCAGCGTGCCGTCGCCAATCCGCTTGCCGTGCACGATCGCGCTGTGCCCGATCGTCACATCCCGGCCGATGTGGTTGGGCACGTTCGAGTCGCAGTGCACGACGGCGTTGTCCTGTATGTTCGTACCCTCGCCGACCGTCACCGCCGCGACGTCGCCGCGGATGACCGCGCCGTACCAGAGGCTGACGTTTTCGCCGAGTTGCACCTCGCCGCGGACGCGGGCGGTGTCTGCCAGGTAGACATTCTTCACGCGCTTCATGGTCATGATGCACGTCAGTGTCCGCCGCTTCGCCCGGCATGTCCAGCGGCGACGTTTCTCTGCCGCCCGGCGGGGCCTACAATTCCCCGCGTCCGGGTACAACACTGCATCGTTATGACCGAAACTGACAACCCACCCAGCCCTGGCAAAGCTCAACACCAAGCGCCGGCCAAAGCGCCGTGGCTCGCCCGCAAGCTCGGCCGCGCGGCGCTGCGCTTCAGCGGCTACCCGGGCAGGGGCATCATCGGCGCGGTACGCCGCAAGCAGGCCAAAGAGCGCGGCGGCCGGGCGTTTAAAGTCAAAACCGACGACGGCGTCGAGCTCGACGCCTGGTTCAGCCCCGCTGACCCACGTGCGAAACACGCGGACGCCGACGGCCCGCCACGCCTGCCGATCTTCATGCTCCACGGCTGGGTCGAGGTCAAAGAGTTTCACTTCCCCCGCGCCTGGTGCCTCAATCATCAGGGACACGACGTCATCCTCTTCGACCATCGCGCCCACGGCCGAAGCTCGGGCGAATTCGCCACCTTCGGCGTCCGCGAACGACATGACCTGCGACAGGTCATCGACACGGCCATCGAACAAAAACTCATCGCCGACCATCGCGTCATCACGCTTGGCTTTTCCATGGGCGCGTCGACCGTGCTGCAACACGCGCCGACCGACGAGCGCGTCGCCGGCGTGATCGCTTTCGCACCCTTCGTCAACTTCCGCGAAGCGATCCGCTCGTTCCGCTTCAAACTCGCGCCGTGGATCGACGACAAATGGCTGATGCGCGGCTTTGAAGCAGCAGCAACACACGATGCCGGCTTTGATCTGGATGAAGCGACGACGCTCGACGCGGTCAAGCAGATCGCGGTGCCGGTGTTGATGATCGAAGGCACGCTTGATTCAAATTTGCCGCCGCGCTGGCATACGCAGAAGCTCGCTGCGGAGAAGAAGCAAGGCCCGTTAGAGGTGATCACGATCGATGAAGCGACGCATGTTTCGCTTTGCCGACGAACGTGGCCGGGGCTAAATGAAAAGATCGCAGCATTTTGTGCGCGCTTGCGATGAGGGTGATGATGCTTCGCGACGCGTGCGACGTGGGTAAAAAAAACCTCCGCCACAGGGCTCCGATCCTGTGGGCGGAGGCGCGCCACGGCATTCGAGATTGTCAGAGCCTGGCCTCGCGACCCGGCGGCATCTATCGTATCGGCTCGTTTCGCGACGTGTCAACGAAGCGGGTCGCGGATTCGCGAAAAGTCTCAAATACATATTATGCAAACATTTATGCTACGATTTAGCCCCCTGTCAGGTATGTTTGCCGGCTGGGAGCGTGCAAATAGCGGAAAATTGATTTTTTTGAAATAAGCCCGTCCAAACAAAGTGCTTAAAGGCTTTTTTCGGAAAGGGGAGACCGTGGTCGAGGCGATTGAAGTGGCGGTTGGCGTGCTCGCGGAGCGGGGGGCGGACGGGGTGTGGCAGGTGTTGATCGCCCGTCGGCCGCACGACGGTGTGCTCGGCGGGTACTGGGAGTTCCCCGGCGGCAAGTGCGAAGCCGACGAAACGCTGCGGCAGTGTGTCGTTCGCGAGTTTGAGGAAGAGCTCGCGCTCCAGGTCGCGGTGACGCAAACGCTCACGCACATCGAGCACAGTTACGACCACGGCTACATCCGTCTGCACGCCTATCTTTGCGAACACGTCGCGGGCGAGCCGAAGGCGATCGCCGTCACCGAGTTTCGCTGGGTGAACGTCGACACGCTGCCGACCTATCGCTTTCCGCCGGCCAACGACGCCCTGCTCGACCGCATCCGCGTGGTGCTCAGCGAGGATGAAGGCAATGATGTGGTTGAGGCCGACGCTCAGTCGTGATGCACCCGTGGTCGTGCATCGCTGCGCAGGAAGCGGTCGATACCGAAGCGGCCCGAGCCGATGAAGAGAAACTGCAGGCAGAGGAACCAGAACAACAGCGCCAGTTCATAGCCTCGGAACGGGTCTTCGCGGACGACGACGTGCGAGTAGACCGCGACGGTCATCGTGCAGAGGATGAAGAACGCGGAGAGGCGGGTGAGCAGGCCCAGCGCCAGCAGCAGTCCGCCGACGAACTCGGAGAGCGCCGCCGCCCAGCCGAACAGCGTGGGCATGGGGAAGCTGAGGCGTGCCGCGCGTTCGGCGATCTCTTCCGTCGGAGCGGTGACCTTGCCCAGGCCGTGCGCCAGCGCCATCGCCAGACCGGTGAAAATGCGGACAGCGGTCAACACCAGGTCCGCCACGATCGCGTTCGGCAACCAGCCGCCGAACAACAGCCAACGTAAGAACCGCATTTGACGCCTTTCAGGGGTTGAAGAAGCCCACGGCCGGCGGCCGTGGGCGTTCGGTGCATGGCCGTCACTTTGTAAGCACTACCGCAGCCAGCGGTCGACGCCGAAGCGGCCCGCGCCGAACACGACATACTGCAACGCGAGCATCCAGAAGAGGAACGCCAGTTCCCAACCCTGCACAAACGGATCGCCCCATCGAAACGCGTGCGCGTAGATCGCCACGCTCATCGTGACCAGGATCAGGAACGCCGCCGGCCGAGTGAGCAGGCCGACCGCCAGCAGAATGCCGCCGCCGAATTCCGACAAGGCCGCCATCCACCCCGCCAGCGTCGGCAGCGGGAATCCCAGGCTTTCCGAAACGCCGATGATCCCGGATGGGTCTTTAACCTTGCCCCATCCATGCCCCAGCGCGATCGACAGGCCCGTCCCGATGCGCACCGCCGTCAGCACCGCATCGCCGACCGTAATCGGCGGCGTCAACCCACCCAGCAACAACCAGCGTAAAGCTTTCATACCACAGTTCCTTTTTTCTTCTGTTTAAAAACACGCCCGCCGCCGCACCACGACATCAGCCGCGTGGCGGCGGGGTTTGATTCAACGGTCACACGATTGATTTCATTCCACGTCCGCTTCCGTCGGCCGTACATCTTTCATCTGGAGCAACTGGTTCAGGATCGCCGGCCCGTTCGCTTCGCGGACGCCCACGCGAACCGGCCGACCCTCTTCCATGCCTTCGTTGACACCTTGAAAGCGGAACCGCCGTACCACCGACTCACCCGGCGCAAGCCGAGCGACGATCCGCTCCTGCCGCGGATGATCCCGCAGATTCGCAAACACGTAAAGCGCAAGCACCGCCTCGCCCGTGTTCGTCAGGATGCAGGTCGCCACCGCGTCGAACTTACCCTCCTGATCGCCAGGCTCGATCGTCAACGTCGCATCGAACGCCACGTCGCTGAGGCCCAGCTCCATCGGCGCGCCCATGTCGACCTCGTACTGACGGTCAGCGGTGAAGTCGAACCGCGCTTCGAGCCGCTTGGGGCCCGCCACTTCGACAATGGGGAACTGCATTTCGATCGGCAGCCGAAGCGTCTCGCCCGCCGCGATGGAAAAGTGATGCCGCGCCGGCGAGATCCGCCAACCCTCCGGGCCGACCATCTGCAAATGGCCGCTGATCGTGCGTGGCCAGGGGTTGGTCAACTCAAGCGTTCGTTGATGCGGCTCCTGCCTCGACTCGACAAACGGCTCGGTCACGCGGTAGCTCGCCCGAAACAGCGCCAGCTCCGGGTCGATGCCTTCAATAAACCGTGGCGTGCGAGCCAGCTCAACGACATGTCGGCCGTCCTGCCGCGACACGCCCTGCCGATTGCCCCACACGTCCGCGACCGTCGGCTCGCCGCCGAGGTCCATGTGCAACCGGCCTTCGCTGGCGGGCGCCTGTTCGTTCCATGCCACGAGCATGCCGCCGGCTGGTCCGTCGAGGATCAGGCAGCGCAACCCTTCGCCGATCGGCAGCTCACCGACCACCCGCCGACCCGCCAGCCGATGCGCTACATTGCGATACACCCCCAGCAGCGGGTCCGGCAACAACTCCGGCTCGCGCGCCGCCGAGCCCGTCCAAGGCCGCGACAACGCCAACCCGCCCGGCTGCTCGGCCCAGGCGTACACCATCCGCAACGCAAGGTCCGTCACACGATGCCGATGCGCCACCTCGTCCGCCGGCCGCGAGCGAAGCACGAGCAGACCCGATCGACCATGCTCGCCCCAACCTTCGAGATGATCCGCCAACCGTTCGGCCGCAATGCCCGGCGGCACGTCATACACAAACGTACTCGACGCCGAAACATCTTCACGCACCATCTGCTCAAGCGACCAGGGCAACACCAGCCGCGGCCGCGGCGCAAGCGCGAGAAACTGCCGCTCGATCCGCTCAAGCAACCGCGGCAACTCCGGCTCGTAAAACGCTTCCGCCTGCGTCGGCGTGCCCAGATGCCAACGCTGCACCCGCGGGCCATGCCGCAGCAGCACCGGCGTCAGGTAAGGCAACCACGCTTCCTCGTCATACGCGAATACCTCCAACGCCCGATCGAGGTGGTTGTCCGTCCGCTCAAGCAATTCCGTCGGCAGCGGATGCAGCGAGATGCCAAGGTCCTGTTGCCCCGGCGCCATCGACTGCACCAGTTCGTCCAGCAGCTCGACGCGGTCGTCGATGTTCAGGCGCGTCGTCTCGCGATCCCACGCACTGACAACCGCTCGACGAAGCCCCGCCTCGGTCAACAAACGCGGCAGCATACGCATCTGCCTCGCCGACACGTCCTCCGCCAGCAGGCTGAACCGCGACGCATCTTCGCTGAGCATCGACTGCTCGTCCGGCATCCACAAAAACGCCCCCACCGTTCGCGCGATCGGCTCGTCGCGGCCCACCGGCGAACCGCCCGCGTCCGCCGGGTCGCGATCGTGCACGATCAGATCAATCAAATACCAACCATAGCCCGGCAGTTCCGGCTCCCACGTCCATCGCGGCGGCGCACCGTCGCCGACCTGCAACTGCCTTTCATCCACCGCTGCGCCAAGGTGGTCATACACCGTCATCCGTGCCTGCATCCGCCTGCCGGTCAGGTCGCGCACCGTCGCCGACAGTCGCGGCGACTGCGAGCCGGTGATCAGATTCGTACGGCTTTGCGTGCCGACCTCCAAATGCGGAATCTGCCAGATCGTGATGTCGTCAAACCATGCCGTGCCGCGCACGTCCGGGAGCACGATCTGCTGCCCGCGCAACGGATGGTCCACGTTCGGCGTCGGCTGCCGCAGCTCCAGCTCCATGCCGATCCACGCCGCGTCGGGGTGCTCGCCGGTGAGGTGCACCGTCACCGGCAGCCACGCGTCGTTGCTGCGGATCGCCGGGCTGCGATACACGCTGGCGTCAATCCGCTCGCCGTCGGCGTCGATGAAGTAGGCCGTCACATACGCGCCCGCCCGTTCGAGATGACCCGTG
It includes:
- a CDS encoding NAD(P)H-hydrate dehydratase, with amino-acid sequence MPDLQNITTTPAAPPRPADAHKGTFGTVMIVGGSATMIGAPAITARAAFRTGSGLVKLAVDSAILPFALTIEPGATGLLFTGELDHRLAALDAADPDKHAVLAVGPGMGQAREAGELVVALLRGKRPVVLDADGLNQLAWSDYRHTPGGAPLVLTPHPGEFRRLATPMGIRLDPTRPDQRTDAAAALAQMHQAVVVLKGQHTVVCDGDRVFVNDTGHPALATAGSGDVLTGVIASLIGQGLAPFDAAVLGVHAHGCAAEQWAAAHGRAGLRAIDLCDELPAAIEKHRL
- a CDS encoding RbsD/FucU family protein, with the protein product MLKSRLIHPQLLDAIGRAGHGSQVLIADGNYPAATKLGPNARLVHLNLSPGLVSCTQVLEALLPAVPVEAAATMDYARTGPYGLSEDPPIWDEYRGIFRTAGYADLKLKPIERFAFYEAGESPDVAVTIQTGEQRIYANLLLTLGVVMGD
- a CDS encoding helix-turn-helix transcriptional regulator, translating into MNVSRVHRLLRLITLMQSGRPRKAPELMEELNVSRRTLFRDLKMLQAAGIPYYHTPGEGYRLRSEFFLPPVNLTVAETVGLMMLGKAASADRQRPMVMPALSAIYKLLSTVPEPIRSACGEMMAHVSVDPGAVGMGERESAFYPMLQQCVDERRACQVVYGSPVEAEPIRGELEPYVLHFVNRAWYVLGRSSVHQEVRVFKLARFESIDPLPRCFRRPKRFQARDKLGKAWQLIPEGEEHEVELEFSAMVGRNVSEVRWHPTQEHELLPDGRCVMRFTVDGLGEIAWWLCGYADQVKVRKPDALRERVGKMLHAALMNYR
- a CDS encoding beta-hydroxyacyl-ACP dehydratase, producing MRWIWIDRILSLDRGERCVAIKNVSAAEDVLHDHFPAHGDRPAQPVLPNTLIIEGMAQTAGILVGHANDFKEKVILAKIGRASFTADARPGFTLRHTATIDRLDATGASTTGVTELLDPGTGEVTPLASIELMFSHIDHNRAGLAFPEHNFVFTSQFMDLLRESGVQ
- a CDS encoding acyl carrier protein — protein: MPMTQDEVFSKVQDVLEDALGVDDDEVTPEAKLVEDLGAESIDFLDIVFRLEKAFGIKIEQSELFPENVLNDPQYVQDGEVTDEGMAELRKRLPHVDLSEFESSRKVEDFSNVFTVDAIVKFVQSKLS
- a CDS encoding 3-hydroxyacyl-ACP dehydratase FabZ family protein; this encodes MRFELIDQVLERAPDRLTAIKNVTTAEEYLGDHFPGFPVLPGVMMLETLVQAARLLADAEATSPCESAWVVREVRNVRYGQMVRPGQTLEVEVTLRSRDDAGCEFQGKGTVAGQVAVQGRFRLAPLAERTQPGQG
- a CDS encoding gamma carbonic anhydrase family protein gives rise to the protein MTMKRVKNVYLADTARVRGEVQLGENVSLWYGAVIRGDVAAVTVGEGTNIQDNAVVHCDSNVPNHIGRDVTIGHSAIVHGKRIGDGTLIGMHATVLGQTEIGKGCLIAAGCVVPPGLIVPDGMVVMGVPGRVVRPTRPKEQEYLAWLAPHYVKQAKLHHEQPNDPRVRGWGDC
- a CDS encoding alpha/beta hydrolase; the encoded protein is MTETDNPPSPGKAQHQAPAKAPWLARKLGRAALRFSGYPGRGIIGAVRRKQAKERGGRAFKVKTDDGVELDAWFSPADPRAKHADADGPPRLPIFMLHGWVEVKEFHFPRAWCLNHQGHDVILFDHRAHGRSSGEFATFGVRERHDLRQVIDTAIEQKLIADHRVITLGFSMGASTVLQHAPTDERVAGVIAFAPFVNFREAIRSFRFKLAPWIDDKWLMRGFEAAATHDAGFDLDEATTLDAVKQIAVPVLMIEGTLDSNLPPRWHTQKLAAEKKQGPLEVITIDEATHVSLCRRTWPGLNEKIAAFCARLR
- the mutT gene encoding 8-oxo-dGTP diphosphatase MutT, encoding MVEAIEVAVGVLAERGADGVWQVLIARRPHDGVLGGYWEFPGGKCEADETLRQCVVREFEEELALQVAVTQTLTHIEHSYDHGYIRLHAYLCEHVAGEPKAIAVTEFRWVNVDTLPTYRFPPANDALLDRIRVVLSEDEGNDVVEADAQS
- a CDS encoding DoxX family protein; this translates as MRFLRWLLFGGWLPNAIVADLVLTAVRIFTGLAMALAHGLGKVTAPTEEIAERAARLSFPMPTLFGWAAALSEFVGGLLLALGLLTRLSAFFILCTMTVAVYSHVVVREDPFRGYELALLFWFLCLQFLFIGSGRFGIDRFLRSDARPRVHHD
- a CDS encoding DoxX family protein, which codes for MKALRWLLLGGLTPPITVGDAVLTAVRIGTGLSIALGHGWGKVKDPSGIIGVSESLGFPLPTLAGWMAALSEFGGGILLAVGLLTRPAAFLILVTMSVAIYAHAFRWGDPFVQGWELAFLFWMLALQYVVFGAGRFGVDRWLR